A region of Streptomyces sp. NBC_01788 DNA encodes the following proteins:
- the rpsO gene encoding 30S ribosomal protein S15 has product MSLDAATKKQIITEFGTKEGDTGSPEVQVALLSRRISDLTEHLKTHKHDHHSRRGLLILVGQRRRLLQYLAKKDIQRFRALVDRLGIRRGAAGAK; this is encoded by the coding sequence GTGTCGCTCGACGCCGCAACGAAGAAGCAGATCATCACCGAGTTCGGTACCAAGGAGGGTGACACCGGCTCCCCCGAGGTCCAGGTCGCTCTGCTGTCCCGTCGGATCTCCGACCTGACGGAGCACCTCAAGACCCACAAGCACGACCACCACTCCCGCCGCGGCCTGCTGATCCTGGTCGGTCAGCGCCGCCGCCTGCTGCAGTACCTCGCCAAGAAGGACATCCAGCGCTTCCGCGCGCTGGTCGACCGCCTCGGCATCCGCCGTGGTGCGGCGGGCGCCAAGTAG
- a CDS encoding M16 family metallopeptidase, which yields MTSRGFKATARTSSEARAVARTQTLVKGQNGIGTVRRTTLPGGLRIVTETLPSVRSATFGIWAHVGSRDETPALNGATHYLEHLLFKGTSRRSALDISAAIDAVGGEMNAFTAKEYTCYYARVLDTDLPLAIDVVCDMLTGSLILEEDVDVERGAILEEIAMTEDDPGDCVHDLFAHTMFGDNALGRPVLGTVDTVNALTADRIRRFYKKHYDPTHLVVACAGNIDHAKVVRQVRAAFEKAGALGNAQAVPIAPRDGRRTLRTAGRVELQNRRTEQAHVVLGMPGLARTDDRRWALGVLNTALGGGMSSRLFQEVREKRGLAYSVYSYTSGFADCGLFGVYAGCRPSQVHDVLRICRDELDHVAENGLTDDEIGRAIGQLQGSTVLGLEDTGALMNRIGKSELCWGEQISVDDMLARMAAVTPDEVRSVARDILGQRPSLSVIGPLKDKQAERLHDAVA from the coding sequence GTGACGTCCCGTGGCTTCAAGGCGACGGCCCGCACCTCCTCGGAGGCGCGGGCCGTCGCCCGTACCCAAACCCTCGTCAAGGGCCAGAACGGCATCGGCACGGTCCGCAGGACCACTCTCCCGGGCGGCCTGCGCATCGTCACCGAGACCCTGCCCTCCGTGCGCTCCGCCACCTTCGGCATCTGGGCGCACGTCGGCTCCCGCGACGAGACGCCCGCGCTCAACGGCGCCACGCACTATCTGGAGCACCTGCTCTTCAAGGGCACGTCCCGCCGGTCCGCCCTGGACATCTCCGCCGCGATCGACGCTGTCGGCGGCGAGATGAACGCGTTCACGGCCAAGGAGTACACGTGCTACTACGCGCGCGTGCTCGACACCGACCTGCCCCTCGCCATCGACGTCGTCTGCGACATGCTCACCGGCTCGCTGATCCTGGAGGAGGACGTCGACGTCGAGCGCGGCGCGATCCTCGAAGAGATCGCCATGACCGAGGACGACCCCGGCGACTGCGTGCACGACCTGTTCGCGCACACCATGTTCGGCGACAACGCCCTCGGCCGCCCGGTCCTCGGCACGGTCGACACGGTCAACGCCCTCACCGCCGACCGCATCCGCCGCTTCTACAAGAAGCACTACGACCCCACCCACCTGGTGGTCGCCTGCGCCGGCAACATCGACCACGCCAAGGTCGTACGCCAGGTCCGCGCCGCCTTCGAGAAGGCCGGCGCCCTCGGCAACGCCCAGGCCGTCCCCATCGCCCCGCGCGACGGCCGCCGCACCCTGCGCACCGCCGGCCGGGTCGAGCTGCAGAACCGCAGGACGGAGCAGGCGCACGTCGTCCTCGGCATGCCGGGCCTGGCCCGCACCGACGACCGGCGCTGGGCCCTGGGCGTGCTGAACACCGCCCTCGGCGGCGGCATGTCCTCCCGCCTCTTCCAGGAGGTCCGGGAGAAGCGCGGCCTGGCCTACAGCGTGTACTCCTACACCTCCGGCTTCGCCGACTGCGGACTGTTCGGCGTCTACGCCGGCTGCCGCCCGAGCCAGGTGCACGACGTGCTGAGGATCTGCCGGGACGAACTCGACCACGTCGCCGAGAACGGGCTGACCGACGACGAGATCGGCCGCGCCATCGGCCAGCTCCAGGGCTCCACCGTCCTCGGCCTGGAGGACACGGGTGCGCTGATGAACCGTATCGGCAAGAGTGAACTGTGCTGGGGCGAGCAGATCTCCGTCGACGACATGCTGGCCAGGATGGCCGCGGTCACCCCGGACGAGGTCCGCTCGGTCGCCCGGGACATCCTGGGACAGCGCCCGTCGCTGTCGGTCATCGGCCCGCTCAAGGACAAGCAGGCCGAGCGTCTGCACGACGCGGTCGCCTAA
- the dapB gene encoding 4-hydroxy-tetrahydrodipicolinate reductase, whose amino-acid sequence MSKLRVAVLGAKGRIGSEAVRAVEAAEDMELVAALGRGDKLETLAETGAQVVVELTTPGSVMGNLDFCVRHGIHAVVGTTGWTDERLAQLRGWLALSPQTGVLIAPNFSIGAVLTMKFAQIAAPWFESVEVIELHHPNKADAPSGTATRTAQLIAEARAEAGSAPAPDATVTALDGARGAVVDGVPVHSVRLRGLLAHQEVLLGGEGETLTVRHDSLHHSSFMPGILLGARRVVTTPGLTVGLEHFLDLN is encoded by the coding sequence ATGAGCAAGCTGCGCGTGGCGGTCCTCGGTGCCAAGGGCCGGATCGGGTCCGAGGCGGTACGGGCGGTGGAGGCCGCCGAGGACATGGAACTGGTCGCCGCCCTCGGCCGGGGCGACAAGCTGGAGACCCTCGCCGAGACCGGCGCGCAGGTCGTGGTCGAACTGACCACCCCCGGGTCGGTCATGGGCAACCTCGACTTCTGCGTACGGCACGGCATCCACGCCGTCGTCGGTACCACCGGCTGGACCGACGAGCGCCTCGCGCAACTGCGGGGCTGGCTGGCCCTGTCCCCGCAGACCGGTGTGCTGATCGCGCCGAACTTCTCCATCGGCGCCGTGCTCACCATGAAGTTCGCGCAGATCGCCGCGCCCTGGTTCGAGTCCGTCGAGGTCATCGAGCTGCACCACCCGAACAAGGCCGACGCCCCGTCCGGCACCGCCACCCGCACCGCGCAGCTCATCGCCGAGGCCCGGGCGGAGGCGGGCTCGGCCCCCGCGCCGGACGCCACCGTCACCGCCCTGGACGGAGCGCGCGGCGCCGTCGTCGACGGGGTGCCGGTCCACTCCGTGCGCCTGCGCGGGCTCCTCGCCCACCAGGAGGTCCTGCTGGGCGGCGAGGGGGAGACGCTCACCGTCCGCCACGACTCGCTCCACCACAGCAGCTTCATGCCGGGCATCCTGCTCGGCGCGCGCCGCGTGGTGACCACTCCGGGCCTGACCGTCGGCCTGGAGCACTTCCTCGACCTGAACTGA
- a CDS encoding polyribonucleotide nucleotidyltransferase, protein MENETHYAEAVIDNGPFGTRTIRFETGRLAKQAAGSAVAYLDDDTMVLSATTASKNPKDQLDFFPLTVDVEERMYAAGKIPGSFFRREGRPSEDAILTCRLIDRPLRPSFKKGLRNEIQVVCTVMALNPDHLYDVVAINAASASTQLAGLPFSGPIGGVRVALIRGQWVAFPTHTELEDAVFDMVVAGRVLEDGDVAIMMVEAEATEKTIKLVDGGSEAPTEEVVAAGLDAAKPFIKVLCRAQSDLAAKAAKPTGEFPIFLDHQDDVLEALTAAVRPELAQALTIAGKQERETELDRVKGLAAEKLLPEFEGREKEISAAYRSLTKTLVRERVIKEKKRIDGRGVTDIRTLAAEVEAIPRVHGSALFERGETQILGVTTLNMLRMEQQLDTLSPVTRKRYMHNYNFPPYSTGETGRVGSPKRREIGHGALAERALVPVLPAREEFPYAIRQVSEALGSNGSTSMGSVCASTMSLLNAGVPLKAPVAGIAMGLISQEIDGETHYVTLTDILGAEDAFGDMDFKVAGTKEFVTALQLDTKLDGIPASVLAAALKQARDARLHILDVMMEAIDTPDEMSPNAPRIITVKIPVDKIGEVIGPKGKMINQIQEDTGAEITIEDDGTIYIGAADGPSAEAARATINGIANPTMPEVGERYLGTVVKTTTFGAFVSLMPGKDGLLHISQIRKLAGGKRVENVEDVLGVGHKVQVEIAEIDSRGKLSLVPVIEGEEDGNDKKDDADK, encoded by the coding sequence GTGGAGAACGAGACCCACTACGCCGAAGCCGTGATCGACAACGGCCCCTTCGGCACCCGTACCATCCGCTTCGAGACGGGCCGCCTGGCCAAGCAGGCCGCCGGCTCCGCCGTCGCGTACCTGGACGACGACACCATGGTGCTGTCAGCCACCACCGCGTCCAAGAACCCCAAGGACCAGCTCGACTTCTTCCCGCTGACGGTCGACGTCGAGGAGCGGATGTACGCGGCCGGGAAGATCCCCGGTTCCTTCTTCCGCCGTGAGGGCCGTCCGTCCGAGGACGCCATCCTCACCTGCCGCCTGATCGACCGCCCGCTGCGCCCGTCCTTCAAGAAGGGCCTGCGCAACGAGATCCAGGTCGTCTGCACCGTCATGGCGCTCAACCCCGACCACCTGTACGACGTCGTGGCGATCAACGCCGCGTCCGCGTCGACGCAGCTGGCCGGCCTGCCCTTCTCCGGCCCGATCGGCGGCGTCCGCGTCGCGTTGATCCGCGGCCAGTGGGTCGCGTTCCCGACGCACACCGAGCTCGAGGACGCCGTCTTCGACATGGTGGTCGCCGGCCGCGTCCTGGAGGACGGCGACGTCGCGATCATGATGGTCGAGGCCGAGGCCACCGAGAAGACCATCAAGCTGGTCGACGGCGGCTCCGAGGCCCCCACCGAGGAGGTCGTCGCCGCCGGTCTGGACGCCGCGAAGCCCTTCATCAAGGTGCTCTGCCGCGCCCAGTCGGACCTCGCCGCCAAGGCCGCCAAGCCGACCGGCGAGTTCCCGATCTTCCTCGACCACCAGGACGACGTCCTGGAGGCGCTGACCGCCGCCGTCCGCCCCGAGCTCGCCCAGGCGCTCACCATCGCCGGCAAGCAGGAGCGCGAGACGGAGCTGGACCGCGTCAAGGGGCTGGCCGCCGAGAAGCTGCTGCCCGAGTTCGAGGGCCGCGAGAAGGAGATCTCCGCCGCGTACCGCTCGCTGACCAAGACCCTGGTCCGTGAGCGCGTCATCAAGGAGAAGAAGCGCATCGACGGCCGCGGTGTCACCGACATCCGCACGCTGGCCGCCGAGGTCGAGGCCATCCCGCGGGTGCACGGTTCCGCGCTGTTCGAGCGTGGCGAGACCCAGATCCTGGGCGTCACCACCCTGAACATGCTCCGCATGGAGCAGCAGCTGGACACCCTCTCCCCGGTGACCCGCAAGCGCTACATGCACAACTACAACTTCCCGCCGTACTCCACCGGTGAGACCGGCCGCGTCGGCTCCCCCAAGCGCCGCGAGATCGGCCACGGAGCCCTCGCCGAGCGCGCGCTCGTGCCGGTGCTGCCCGCGCGCGAGGAGTTCCCGTACGCGATCCGTCAGGTCTCCGAGGCCCTCGGGTCCAACGGCTCGACCTCGATGGGCTCGGTCTGCGCCTCCACCATGTCGCTGCTGAACGCCGGTGTGCCGCTGAAGGCCCCGGTCGCCGGTATCGCCATGGGCCTGATCTCCCAGGAGATCGACGGCGAGACGCACTACGTGACCCTCACCGACATCCTCGGTGCGGAGGACGCCTTCGGCGACATGGACTTCAAGGTCGCCGGCACCAAGGAGTTCGTCACCGCCCTCCAGCTCGACACCAAGCTGGACGGCATCCCGGCCTCCGTCCTGGCCGCCGCCCTCAAGCAGGCCCGTGACGCCCGCCTCCACATCCTCGACGTGATGATGGAAGCGATCGACACGCCGGACGAGATGTCCCCGAACGCGCCGCGGATCATCACCGTGAAGATCCCGGTCGACAAGATCGGTGAGGTCATCGGCCCCAAGGGCAAGATGATCAACCAGATCCAGGAGGACACGGGCGCCGAGATCACCATCGAGGACGACGGCACGATCTACATCGGTGCCGCCGACGGGCCGTCCGCCGAGGCCGCCCGTGCCACGATCAACGGCATCGCCAACCCGACGATGCCCGAGGTCGGCGAGCGCTACCTGGGCACGGTCGTGAAGACGACCACCTTCGGCGCGTTCGTCTCCCTGATGCCCGGCAAGGACGGTCTGCTGCACATCTCGCAGATCCGCAAGCTGGCCGGCGGCAAGCGCGTGGAGAACGTCGAGGACGTGCTCGGCGTGGGCCACAAGGTCCAGGTCGAGATCGCCGAGATCGACTCCCGCGGCAAGCTCTCCCTGGTCCCCGTGATCGAGGGCGAGGAAGACGGCAACGACAAGAAGGACGACGCCGACAAGTGA